The Pseudomonas fluorescens genome includes a window with the following:
- the adeC gene encoding AdeC/AdeK/OprM family multidrug efflux complex outer membrane factor produces the protein MSKSLLSLTIAAVVLSGCSLIPDYQRPEAPVAAQYPQGPAYEAANAPGQAAAEQGWKQFFHDPALQQLIQVALENNRDLRVAALNIDAYAAQYRIQRADLFPAVSATGSGSRQRVPARASQTGEAAISSSYSATLGISAYELDLFGRVRSLSEQALQSYFATEEARRSTQISLVANVANAYLTWQADKELLKLTQDTLGAYEQSFKLTSRSAEVGVASALDLSQARTAVENARVQLARYTRQVAQDENSLTLLLGTGLPANLNSQPLSDDLLSEVPAGLPSDLLQRRPDILQAERNLLAANANIGAARAAFFPSISLTANAGTLSPDLSGLFKGGSGTWTFAPQINLPIFNAGSLRASLDYAKIQKDINVAQYEKSIQTAFQEVSDGLAARQTYNEQLQAQTDFVAANQDYYRLAERRYRIGVDSNLTFLDAQRQLFSAQQSLITDRLAQLTSEVNLYKALGGGWNAETGKNEPVKEEAPKMKLF, from the coding sequence ATGAGCAAGTCGCTACTCTCCCTGACCATCGCCGCCGTCGTGCTCAGCGGTTGCTCGCTGATCCCCGACTATCAGCGGCCCGAAGCACCGGTCGCGGCGCAATACCCGCAAGGGCCGGCCTACGAGGCGGCCAATGCGCCCGGCCAGGCCGCCGCCGAGCAAGGCTGGAAACAGTTTTTCCATGACCCGGCGTTGCAACAGCTGATCCAGGTCGCCTTGGAAAACAACCGCGACCTGCGTGTCGCGGCGCTGAACATCGATGCCTATGCCGCCCAATACCGTATCCAGCGCGCGGACCTGTTCCCGGCCGTCTCGGCCACCGGTTCCGGCAGCCGCCAGCGGGTACCGGCACGGGCTTCGCAAACCGGTGAAGCGGCGATCAGCAGTTCGTATTCGGCAACCTTGGGCATCAGCGCCTATGAACTGGACCTGTTCGGTCGGGTTCGCAGCCTGAGCGAGCAAGCGCTGCAAAGCTACTTCGCCACCGAAGAAGCCCGTCGCAGCACCCAGATCAGCCTGGTGGCCAACGTCGCCAATGCCTACCTGACCTGGCAAGCCGACAAGGAACTGCTCAAGCTGACCCAGGACACCCTCGGGGCCTACGAACAAAGCTTCAAGCTGACCTCGCGCAGCGCCGAAGTCGGCGTGGCCTCGGCCCTGGACCTGAGCCAGGCGCGCACCGCCGTGGAAAACGCCCGCGTGCAACTGGCCCGTTACACTCGCCAGGTCGCACAGGACGAAAACAGCCTGACCCTGCTGCTGGGCACTGGCCTGCCGGCCAACCTGAACTCGCAACCGCTGAGCGATGATCTGCTCAGCGAAGTGCCGGCCGGGCTGCCGTCGGACCTGCTGCAACGTCGTCCGGATATCCTCCAGGCCGAACGCAACCTGCTGGCTGCCAACGCCAATATCGGCGCCGCGCGGGCTGCGTTCTTCCCGAGCATCAGCCTGACGGCCAACGCCGGCACCCTGAGCCCGGACCTGTCCGGCCTGTTCAAGGGTGGTTCGGGCACCTGGACCTTCGCTCCGCAAATCAACCTGCCGATCTTCAACGCCGGCAGCCTGCGTGCAAGCCTGGACTACGCCAAGATCCAGAAAGACATCAACGTCGCGCAGTACGAGAAGTCGATTCAGACGGCGTTCCAGGAAGTCTCCGACGGCCTGGCCGCGCGCCAGACCTACAACGAACAGTTGCAGGCCCAGACCGACTTCGTCGCCGCCAACCAGGACTACTACCGCCTGGCCGAGCGTCGCTACCGCATCGGCGTCGACAGCAACCTGACCTTCCTCGACGCCCAACGCCAGTTGTTCAGCGCGCAACAGTCGCTGATCACTGACCGTCTTGCGCAACTGACCAGCGAGGTCAATTTGTACAAGGCATTGGGCGGTGGCTGGAATGCCGAGACCGGCAAGAACGAACCGGTGAAAGAAGAAGCGCCGAAGATGAAATTGTTCTGA
- a CDS encoding type II toxin-antitoxin system RelE family toxin, which translates to MVWGVIYHPEVQDDLDQLGAAAANRILDVIEERIVRGEPDKTGQPLRASLAGCRRIRTGDTRIVYRVDGKAIQVLIVAVGARRDKEVYDAAQRRL; encoded by the coding sequence ATGGTTTGGGGGGTTATCTACCATCCGGAGGTTCAGGACGATCTGGATCAGTTGGGGGCGGCAGCGGCGAACCGTATCCTTGATGTCATTGAAGAGCGGATTGTCAGGGGAGAGCCGGACAAAACCGGTCAGCCGCTCAGAGCCAGCCTGGCCGGATGTCGAAGAATTCGAACGGGCGATACGCGTATCGTTTATAGAGTCGATGGGAAAGCCATTCAGGTGTTGATCGTGGCAGTCGGTGCTCGGCGAGACAAGGAAGTTTACGACGCAGCGCAGCGTCGTCTCTAA
- a CDS encoding type II toxin-antitoxin system Phd/YefM family antitoxin, producing MAALLERADQAVSVTAMVRNFSAKLKDVSSRATERLVIFKDNEPAAVIINVDAYQEMLDELENLRVEATARERLLDFDEAKAISHEAMRARYAKND from the coding sequence ATGGCAGCGCTATTGGAACGGGCTGATCAGGCGGTATCCGTTACCGCAATGGTCAGGAACTTCAGCGCGAAGCTCAAGGACGTCTCGAGTCGCGCAACCGAAAGACTGGTTATTTTCAAGGACAATGAGCCGGCAGCCGTGATTATTAATGTCGATGCCTATCAGGAAATGCTTGATGAACTGGAAAACCTTCGCGTCGAAGCGACAGCCCGCGAGCGGCTGCTTGATTTCGATGAGGCCAAGGCCATTAGTCATGAAGCTATGCGAGCGCGGTACGCCAAAAACGACTGA
- a CDS encoding DUF6124 family protein, whose protein sequence is MKKHHPSSPSESTFPYNDPDPEKLQEAADRALDYHLGTHPDPKPKTSTQVFTVIDTIDTECLLANLSETLASANAMVSDLAFELEGSRRHVALGVAQMIELSELLANRALDIVDPR, encoded by the coding sequence ATGAAAAAACATCATCCTTCTTCGCCATCAGAGAGCACCTTCCCCTACAACGACCCCGATCCAGAAAAGCTCCAAGAGGCCGCAGACCGGGCACTCGATTACCATCTGGGCACCCACCCTGATCCCAAACCCAAAACCTCAACACAAGTCTTCACCGTCATCGATACCATCGACACGGAGTGTCTCCTGGCCAATCTCAGCGAAACCCTTGCCTCGGCCAATGCCATGGTCAGTGACCTGGCGTTCGAGTTGGAGGGCTCGCGGCGGCATGTCGCGCTCGGCGTGGCGCAGATGATCGAGCTGAGTGAACTGTTGGCTAATCGTGCGCTGGATATCGTCGACCCGCGTTAG
- a CDS encoding OprD family porin: protein MKPTQHLFPSLIAVALTSTALPILAAESGFVEDAKATLNLRNFYFNRNFTNPNNAQGKAEEWTQSFILDAKSGFTQGVVGFGVDILGMYSVKLDGGRGTAGTQLLPVHDDGRPADDFGRLGVALKAKVSKTELKVGEWMPVLPILRSDDGRSLPQTFRGGQVTSTEISGLTLYGGQFRANSPRNDASMEDMSMNGRGAFTSDRFNFAGGEYAFNEKRTQVGVWYAELSDIYQQQYFNLTHSQPIGDWTLGANLGYFTGKENGSALAGDLDNKTAFAMLSAKYGGNTFYVGLQKVGGDDAWMRVNGTSGGTLANDSYNSSYDNAKEKSWQVRHDFNFAAVGVPGLTLMNRYISGDNVHTATVDDGKEWGRESELAYTVQSGALKSLNVKWRNSTMRRDYSTNEFDENRLIISYPLSLL, encoded by the coding sequence ATGAAGCCCACACAGCACTTGTTCCCCAGCCTCATTGCCGTCGCCCTGACCAGCACCGCCCTGCCCATCCTGGCCGCGGAATCAGGGTTTGTCGAAGATGCCAAGGCCACGCTGAACCTGCGCAACTTCTACTTCAACCGCAACTTCACCAACCCGAACAATGCCCAAGGCAAAGCCGAGGAATGGACCCAGAGTTTCATCCTCGACGCCAAGTCCGGTTTCACCCAGGGCGTGGTCGGTTTCGGCGTGGACATACTGGGGATGTACTCGGTCAAGCTCGACGGCGGCCGTGGCACCGCAGGTACACAACTGCTCCCAGTGCATGACGACGGCCGCCCCGCCGATGACTTCGGTCGCCTGGGCGTGGCCCTGAAGGCCAAGGTATCGAAGACCGAACTGAAGGTCGGCGAATGGATGCCGGTGTTGCCGATCCTGCGCTCCGACGACGGTCGCTCCCTGCCGCAAACCTTTCGTGGCGGCCAGGTGACCTCCACCGAAATCAGCGGCCTCACGCTGTACGGTGGTCAGTTCCGCGCCAACAGCCCGCGCAACGACGCGAGCATGGAAGACATGTCGATGAACGGCCGCGGCGCGTTCACCTCCGACCGTTTCAACTTCGCTGGCGGTGAATACGCCTTCAACGAAAAACGCACCCAGGTCGGCGTGTGGTACGCGGAACTGTCCGACATCTACCAGCAACAATATTTCAACCTGACCCACAGCCAGCCCATCGGCGACTGGACCCTGGGCGCCAACCTCGGCTACTTCACCGGCAAGGAAAACGGCAGTGCGTTGGCCGGCGACCTGGACAACAAAACCGCGTTCGCCATGCTCTCGGCCAAGTACGGTGGCAACACCTTTTATGTCGGCCTGCAGAAAGTCGGCGGCGATGATGCCTGGATGCGCGTCAACGGCACCAGCGGCGGCACCCTGGCCAACGACAGCTACAACTCCAGCTACGACAACGCCAAGGAAAAATCCTGGCAAGTACGCCACGACTTCAACTTCGCCGCCGTCGGCGTGCCGGGCCTGACGTTGATGAACCGCTACATCAGCGGTGACAACGTGCACACCGCCACGGTCGACGACGGCAAGGAATGGGGTCGGGAAAGTGAGCTGGCCTACACCGTGCAGAGCGGCGCGTTGAAGAGCCTCAACGTGAAGTGGCGTAACTCGACGATGCGCCGGGATTACAGTACCAATGAGTTCGATGAGAACCGGTTGATCATCAGTTATCCGCTCAGCCTGCTGTAA
- the pcaC gene encoding 4-carboxymuconolactone decarboxylase has protein sequence MDEKQRYDEGMQVRRAVLGDAHVDRSLNALTEFNSEFQEMITRHAWGDIWTRPGLPRHTRSLITIAMLIGMNRAEELKLHLRAAANNGVSRSEIKEVIMQSAIYCGIPAANATFHLAESVWDELGVESRA, from the coding sequence GTGGACGAGAAACAACGTTACGACGAAGGCATGCAAGTACGCCGCGCGGTGCTGGGCGATGCCCACGTCGATCGCAGCCTCAATGCCCTGACCGAGTTCAACAGCGAGTTCCAGGAGATGATCACCCGCCACGCCTGGGGCGACATCTGGACCCGTCCGGGCCTGCCGCGCCATACCCGCAGCCTGATTACCATTGCCATGTTGATCGGCATGAACCGCGCCGAAGAACTCAAGCTGCACCTGCGCGCCGCCGCCAACAATGGCGTGAGCCGCAGCGAGATCAAGGAAGTGATCATGCAGAGCGCCATCTACTGCGGCATCCCGGCGGCCAACGCCACGTTCCATCTGGCCGAGTCGGTGTGGGACGAACTGGGCGTCGAATCCCGGGCTTAA
- the pcaD gene encoding 3-oxoadipate enol-lactonase, whose amino-acid sequence MGFVKLAEGDLNYRFDGPQDAPVLVLSNSLGTDLHMWDEQVAAFSEHFRVLRFDTRGHGQSLVTEGPYSIEQLGRDVLAMLDQLNIDKVHFCGLSMGGLIGQWLGINAGERLYKLVVCNTAAKIGDPSVWNPRIETVLRDGKAAMVALRDASIARWFTPDFAEAQPATAKKITDMLAATSPQGYAANCAAVRDADFREQLSSIRVPLLVIAGTEDAVTPPSGGHFIQERVRGAEYAEFYAAHLSNVQAGAAFSARVLDFLLDSGRA is encoded by the coding sequence GTGGGATTCGTCAAACTCGCCGAGGGCGATCTGAACTATCGTTTTGATGGGCCGCAAGACGCCCCTGTGCTGGTGCTCTCCAATTCCCTGGGCACTGATCTGCACATGTGGGACGAGCAGGTCGCGGCCTTCAGTGAACACTTTCGCGTGCTGCGCTTCGACACGCGCGGCCATGGCCAGTCGCTGGTCACCGAAGGGCCGTACAGCATCGAGCAACTGGGCCGCGACGTGCTGGCGATGCTCGATCAGTTGAACATCGATAAGGTGCATTTCTGTGGCTTGTCCATGGGCGGGTTGATCGGCCAATGGCTGGGCATCAACGCCGGCGAGCGCCTGTACAAACTGGTGGTGTGCAACACCGCGGCCAAGATCGGCGATCCGTCGGTGTGGAACCCGCGCATCGAAACCGTACTGCGCGACGGCAAGGCGGCGATGGTAGCGTTGCGCGATGCCTCGATTGCCCGTTGGTTTACCCCCGACTTTGCTGAAGCGCAGCCTGCGACGGCAAAAAAAATCACTGACATGCTCGCCGCCACTTCGCCTCAGGGTTATGCGGCCAACTGTGCCGCGGTGCGTGATGCCGATTTTCGCGAGCAGTTGTCGTCGATTCGCGTACCGCTGCTGGTGATCGCCGGCACTGAAGATGCCGTGACACCGCCGTCGGGTGGGCACTTTATCCAGGAGCGGGTCCGCGGGGCCGAGTACGCCGAGTTCTACGCCGCGCACCTGTCCAACGTCCAGGCCGGCGCCGCCTTCAGCGCGCGGGTGCTGGATTTCCTGCTTGATTCTGGCCGTGCCTGA
- a CDS encoding 3-carboxy-cis,cis-muconate cycloisomerase, translating to MSERPGNQLFDAYFTARDMREVFCDAGRVQAMLDVEAALARAEARVGVIPQSAVAPIEKACRAALYDFSALSEAIASAGNSAIPLVKALGKRIAVEDAEAERYVHLGATSQDVMDSGLVLQLRLALGLIEGELAQLAATLARQAEHYAATPLAGRTWLQHATPVTLGMKIAGWLGAITRSRQRLKELKPRLLVLQFGGASGTLAALGEHALPIAEALAAELQLNLPEQPWHTQRDRLVEFGSVLGLIAGSLGKLGRDISLLMQTEAGEAFEPSAPGKGGSSTMPHKRNPVGAAVLIGAATRVPGLLSTLFSAMPQEHERSLGLWHAEWETLPEICCLVSGALQQARLLAEGLEVDAARMARNLELTQGLVLAEAVSIVLAQRVGRDAAHHLLEQCCKRAVAEQRHLRDVLGDEPQVTAQLSATELDHLLDPAHYLGQAQTWVARAVAEHLALNA from the coding sequence ATGAGCGAACGACCGGGCAATCAGCTATTCGATGCCTATTTCACCGCCCGCGACATGCGCGAGGTGTTCTGCGATGCGGGGCGGGTCCAGGCCATGCTTGACGTCGAAGCCGCCTTGGCCCGGGCCGAGGCGCGGGTCGGGGTGATTCCGCAAAGTGCCGTTGCGCCGATCGAAAAGGCCTGTCGTGCCGCGCTGTATGATTTTTCGGCGTTGAGCGAAGCGATCGCCAGCGCTGGCAATTCGGCAATCCCGTTGGTCAAGGCGTTGGGTAAGCGCATCGCCGTCGAGGACGCCGAAGCCGAGCGCTACGTGCACCTAGGCGCCACCAGCCAGGACGTGATGGACAGCGGGCTGGTGCTGCAACTGCGCCTGGCCTTGGGGCTGATCGAAGGCGAGCTGGCGCAGTTGGCCGCCACCCTGGCCCGACAAGCCGAACACTACGCCGCCACGCCGCTGGCCGGACGCACCTGGCTGCAGCACGCCACGCCGGTGACCCTGGGCATGAAGATCGCTGGTTGGCTGGGAGCGATCACCCGCAGTCGCCAACGTTTGAAAGAACTCAAGCCGCGCTTGCTGGTGCTGCAGTTCGGCGGTGCTTCCGGCACCCTCGCGGCCTTGGGTGAACACGCCTTGCCCATCGCCGAAGCCTTGGCCGCCGAATTGCAACTGAACCTGCCCGAGCAGCCGTGGCACACCCAGCGCGATCGCCTGGTGGAATTCGGTTCAGTGCTGGGCCTGATCGCCGGTAGCCTGGGCAAACTCGGCCGTGATATCAGCCTGTTGATGCAGACCGAGGCCGGCGAAGCGTTCGAGCCCTCGGCGCCGGGCAAGGGGGGGTCGTCCACCATGCCGCACAAGCGCAACCCGGTGGGCGCGGCAGTGCTGATCGGCGCGGCGACGCGAGTGCCTGGCTTGTTGTCGACGCTGTTCAGCGCCATGCCCCAGGAACACGAGCGCAGCCTGGGCCTATGGCACGCCGAATGGGAAACCCTGCCGGAGATCTGCTGCCTGGTGTCCGGTGCCTTGCAGCAGGCGCGGCTGCTGGCCGAAGGGTTGGAAGTGGACGCGGCGCGCATGGCCCGCAACCTGGAACTGACCCAGGGGCTGGTGCTGGCCGAAGCAGTGAGCATCGTCCTGGCCCAGCGTGTGGGACGCGACGCGGCGCACCATCTGCTGGAGCAATGCTGCAAGCGCGCCGTGGCCGAACAACGGCATTTGCGTGATGTGCTGGGGGATGAACCTCAGGTCACTGCGCAGCTATCCGCGACCGAGCTTGATCATCTGCTCGACCCGGCGCACTACCTCGGACAAGCACAGACCTGGGTCGCCCGGGCCGTGGCCGAACACCTTGCCTTGAACGCCTGA
- a CDS encoding MFS family transporter codes for MATPIISHYTGEERSKRIFAIVGASSGNLVEWFDFYVYAFCAIYFAPAFFPSDNPTVQLVNTAGVFAAGFLMRPIGGWIFGRVADRHGRKNSMMISVLMMCFGSLLIACLPTYKDIGVWAPLLLLFARLLQGLSVGGEYGTTATYMSEVALKGQRGFFASFQYVTLIGGQLLAVSLVVILQQFLNEDELRAYGWRIPFVVGAVAALISLFLRRSLKETSSKEMRENKDAGSIMALFRDHKAAFITVLGYTAGGSLIFYTFTTYMQKYLVNTAGLHAKTASYIMTGALFLYMCMQPLFGMLADKIGRRNSMLWFGGLGALCTVPILLTLKSISSPFLAFVLITLALAIVSFYTSISGLVKAEMFPPEVRALGVGLAYAVANAIFGGSAEYVALSLKAQGMENAFYWYVTVMMVVAFLFSLRLPKQPAYLHHDL; via the coding sequence ATGGCCACCCCAATCATCAGCCACTACACCGGCGAAGAACGCAGCAAGCGTATCTTCGCCATCGTCGGTGCTTCATCCGGCAACCTGGTCGAATGGTTTGACTTCTATGTCTATGCGTTCTGCGCAATTTATTTCGCCCCGGCGTTCTTCCCCTCGGACAACCCCACGGTGCAACTGGTCAACACGGCCGGTGTGTTCGCCGCCGGGTTCCTGATGCGGCCCATCGGCGGTTGGATTTTCGGCCGGGTGGCGGACCGTCACGGACGTAAGAATTCGATGATGATCTCGGTGCTGATGATGTGCTTCGGCTCATTGCTCATCGCCTGCCTGCCCACCTACAAGGACATCGGCGTCTGGGCGCCGCTGCTGCTGTTGTTCGCGCGCTTGTTGCAAGGCCTGTCGGTGGGCGGCGAATACGGCACCACCGCCACCTACATGAGCGAAGTCGCCCTCAAGGGGCAGCGCGGTTTTTTTGCTTCGTTCCAATACGTGACGCTGATCGGCGGGCAACTGCTGGCGGTGTCGTTGGTGGTGATCCTGCAGCAGTTTCTCAACGAAGACGAACTGCGCGCTTATGGCTGGCGGATTCCATTTGTGGTGGGGGCCGTGGCTGCATTGATTTCCCTGTTCCTGCGGCGCTCCCTGAAGGAAACCAGTAGCAAGGAAATGCGCGAGAACAAGGACGCTGGCAGCATCATGGCGCTGTTTCGCGACCACAAGGCCGCGTTCATCACCGTGCTGGGCTACACCGCCGGCGGCTCGCTGATTTTCTACACCTTCACCACCTACATGCAGAAATACCTGGTGAACACCGCCGGCCTGCACGCCAAGACCGCCAGCTACATCATGACCGGCGCGCTGTTCCTGTACATGTGCATGCAGCCGCTGTTCGGCATGCTGGCGGACAAGATCGGCCGGCGTAACTCCATGCTCTGGTTCGGTGGCCTGGGGGCGTTGTGCACCGTGCCGATCCTGCTGACCCTGAAAAGCATCAGCAGCCCGTTCCTGGCGTTTGTCCTGATCACGTTGGCGCTGGCGATCGTCAGCTTCTACACCTCCATCAGCGGCCTGGTGAAAGCGGAAATGTTTCCACCTGAAGTGCGGGCGCTGGGAGTAGGGTTGGCTTACGCGGTGGCCAATGCGATTTTTGGCGGCTCGGCGGAGTACGTTGCCCTGAGCCTGAAAGCCCAGGGCATGGAAAACGCTTTTTATTGGTATGTCACGGTGATGATGGTGGTGGCGTTCCTGTTCAGCCTGCGCCTGCCCAAGCAGCCGGCGTATTTGCACCACGACCTTTGA
- the pcaG gene encoding protocatechuate 3,4-dioxygenase subunit alpha, which translates to MTLTATTSHTVGPYYHIGLTWLNREDLTVAETLGQRVAITGQVVDGNGQFVNDAMLEVWQANAAGKYAHPEDDQDKPLDPNFEGFGRVPVDAEGRFRFTTIKPGTVPGLGGTTQAPHLVVLVFARGLVKHLLTRIYFDGEQANETDPLLACVPEERRGTIVAKPDASGVYQWNVILQGTEAETVFFDY; encoded by the coding sequence ATGACGCTCACCGCCACCACGTCCCACACCGTTGGCCCTTACTACCACATCGGCCTGACCTGGCTGAACCGCGAAGACCTGACCGTCGCCGAAACCCTCGGCCAACGCGTGGCGATCACCGGGCAGGTGGTCGACGGCAACGGCCAGTTCGTCAACGACGCGATGCTGGAAGTCTGGCAGGCCAACGCCGCCGGCAAATACGCCCACCCGGAAGACGACCAGGACAAACCCCTGGACCCGAATTTCGAAGGCTTCGGCCGGGTGCCGGTGGACGCCGAAGGGCGCTTCCGCTTTACCACCATCAAGCCGGGCACTGTGCCGGGATTGGGGGGCACAACCCAGGCACCGCACTTGGTGGTGCTGGTGTTCGCTCGCGGGTTGGTCAAGCACTTGCTGACGCGCATCTATTTCGACGGCGAACAGGCCAACGAAACCGACCCTCTGCTGGCCTGCGTGCCCGAAGAACGTCGCGGCACAATCGTGGCCAAGCCTGATGCGTCGGGCGTGTACCAGTGGAACGTGATCCTTCAGGGCACGGAGGCCGAGACGGTGTTCTTCGATTACTGA
- the pcaH gene encoding protocatechuate 3,4-dioxygenase subunit beta, whose product MTDKPGYRRPQAGTQPEYLHPPYQSTNLRSPSKPLVFLPHSLSEITGPTVGADRVQEKDNDLTAQHAGEPLGERIIIHGRVLDEHGQPVPGILVEIWQANAAGRYNHDRDNHDAPLDPNFTGTGRTVTDADGWYQFQTIKPGAYPWGNHHNAWRPAHIHFSLFGPSILTRLVTQMYFPGDPLLEYDPIYNCVPDTSAKERLIARFDLEKTVPHYALGYRWDIVLRGRDATPMEK is encoded by the coding sequence ATGACTGACAAGCCTGGTTATCGTCGCCCCCAAGCGGGCACCCAGCCGGAGTATCTGCACCCGCCGTACCAGTCCACCAACCTGCGCTCGCCGTCCAAGCCGTTGGTGTTCCTGCCGCATTCGCTGTCGGAAATTACCGGCCCGACTGTCGGTGCCGACCGCGTGCAAGAGAAGGACAACGACCTGACCGCCCAGCATGCCGGCGAGCCGCTGGGGGAGCGGATCATCATTCACGGGCGCGTGCTGGATGAGCACGGCCAGCCGGTGCCGGGCATCCTGGTGGAGATCTGGCAGGCCAACGCCGCCGGTCGCTACAACCACGATCGCGACAACCATGACGCGCCGCTGGACCCGAATTTCACCGGCACCGGTCGTACCGTCACCGACGCCGATGGCTGGTATCAGTTCCAGACCATCAAGCCCGGCGCCTATCCGTGGGGCAACCATCACAACGCCTGGCGCCCGGCGCACATCCATTTCTCACTGTTCGGGCCGAGCATTCTGACGCGCCTGGTGACGCAGATGTACTTCCCTGGCGATCCGTTGCTGGAATACGACCCGATCTACAACTGCGTGCCGGACACGAGTGCCAAGGAACGCCTGATCGCCCGTTTCGACCTGGAAAAAACTGTCCCTCACTACGCCCTCGGTTACCGCTGGGACATCGTCTTGCGCGGCCGCGATGCCACGCCGATGGAGAAATAA